The Oncorhynchus masou masou isolate Uvic2021 unplaced genomic scaffold, UVic_Omas_1.1 unplaced_scaffold_2___fragment_2___debris, whole genome shotgun sequence genome includes a region encoding these proteins:
- the LOC135538710 gene encoding F-box/LRR-repeat protein 7-like, which yields MGANNGKQYGSEGKGSSSISSDISSSTDHTPTKAPKNVATTEDSDRSTRTLSTPSPGLILPTKSPSLSSPALSINGHESTSPSGSAETVAMVHPQPGTQTRSRQSKGQHYAPIDLLPDHALLQIFSHLPTNQLCCCARVCRRWYNLAWDPRLWSTVRLTGELLHADRALRVLTHRLCQDTPNVCLTLETVVASGCRRLTDRGLHAVAQCCPELRRLEVTGCYNISNEAVFEVVSCCPNLEHLNVSGCSKVTCISLTQEASVQLSPLHGQQISIHYLDMSDCFSLEDQGLRTIASHCPRLTHLYLRRCTRLTDEALRHLALHCPSVRELSLSDCRLVGDFGLREVARLEGCLRYLSVAHCGRITDVGVRYVARYCPRLRYLNARGCEGLTDHGLGHLARSCPKLKSLDVGKCPLVSDSGLEQLALYCQGLRRLSLRACESVTGRGLRAIAANCCDLQLLNVQDCEVSPEALRFVRRHCRRCVIEHTNPGFF from the exons actCAGACCGCAGCACACGGACATTGAGCACCCCCAGCCCTGGCCTCATCCTGCCCACAAagtccccttccctctcctccccagccctatccatcaATGGCCATGAATCCACCTCCCCTTCTGGCTCTGCAGAGACCGTCGCCATGGTGCACCCCCAGCCAGGCACCCAGACCCGCTCCCGCCAATCTAAAGGTCAACACTACGCCCCCATCGACCTCCTCCCTGATCATGCCCTCCTGCAGATCTTCTCTCACCTTCCCACCAATCAGCTGTGCTGCTGTGCACGGGTGTGCCGGCGCTGGTACAACCTGGCATGGGACCCGCGCCTGTGGAGCACCGTGCGTCTGACAGGCGAGCTGCTCCATGCCGACCGTGCCCTGAGGGTGCTGACCCACCGGCTGTGTCAGGACACCCCCAACGTGTGTCTGACCCTGGAGACAGTAGTGGCCAGCGGCTGCCGGAGGCTCACTGACCGGGGGCTGCATGCAGTGGCTCAGTGTTGCCCGGAGCTGCGCCGCCTAGAGGTGACCGGTTGCTACAACATCTCCAACGAGGCCGTTTTCGAGGTGGTTTCCTGTTGCCCCAACCTGGAGCACCTCAATGTCTCAG GCTGTTCCAAGGTGACCTGCATCAGCCTCACCCAGGAGGCTTCAGTCCAGCTCTCTCCACTGCATGGCCAGCAGATCTCCATCCACTACCTGGACATGTCTGACTGTTTTTCCCTGGAGGACCAGGGCCTCCGCACCATTGCCTCCCACTGCCCCCGCCTCACACACCTCTACCTGCGGCGCTGCACGCGCCTCACTGACGAAGCCCTGCGCCACCTGGCTCTGCACTGCCCCTCCGTCAGGGAGCTCAGCCTCAGCGACTGCCGCCTGGTGGGGGATTTCGGGCTGCGCGAGGTGGCCCGCCTGGAGGGCTGCCTGCGCTACCTGAGTGTGGCCCACTGCGGCCGCATCACAGACGTGGGGGTGCGCTACGTGGCTCGCTACTGCCCGCGGCTCCGGTACCTGAATGCGCGGGGCTGCGAAGGCCTCACGGACCACGGCCTGGGACACTTGGCCAGGAGCTGCCCCAAACTCAAGTCCCTGGATGTTGGCAAGTGCCCGTTGGTGTCAGACAGCGGGCTGGAGCAGCTGGCACTGTATTGCCAGGGCCTGAGGAGGCTGAGCCTGAGGGCGTGCGAGAGCGTGACGGGTCGAGGGCTACGGGCCATAGCCGCGAACTGCTGCGACCTGCAGCTGCTCAACGTACAGGACTGCGAGGTGTCGCCGGAGGCACTGCGATTCGTTAGGCGCCACTGCAGACGCTGCGTCATAGAGCACACGAACCCCGGGTTCTTCTGA